Within Oceanicoccus sp. KOV_DT_Chl, the genomic segment GCAAACCAATAAAGGGGGAAAATACAAAATCAACCGGTCGATGACTATCCACGGCTAACTGCCAGTCGCCATCATCATTGCGAATTAACCAGCGATAACCTAACTGTTCAATCCCCTCTTCAAGCTGCCGGTAGATATCAACGCCCCATTGCCGGTTACTAAGCACCGCCTCTTCGGCGATCAAGCTGGTATTGTTAGCAAATTGTCTGGCTTCAACCTGTAACTGCTGGCCATCACTGCTGCCAACATTAACGCTAACCAAACTAAATCCTAAACCGATAATCAACAGCACTACTAACAACTCGACCAAACTAAAGCCGCGGCGCTTACCGCGAAAAGTTTGCTTTGATAACACGAGCTGGTTACGCACTAATTACTCTTTTTCTCCAGCTTTCATCCAGCTGCCAATATCCGCGTTTTGATCTTCACCACCAGTGACTCCATCAGCACCCAGGCTATAAATATCGTATTCACCCTCACCAAATTCTGACGGGCTTAAATATAAATAAGTACGCCCCCAGGGATCCAACGGTAGATCTTCCAGGTAGCCATTCTTTTTCCAGTTACCAGGAATAGGATCAATCGTTGGCTTGTCCACCAAGGCCTCCAGGCCCTGCTCACTGGTCGGGTAATTATAATTATCCAAACGATACATTTTTAGCGAAGTAGCAATCGCCGCAAAATCGGCCTGTACTTTTTGCACCCGCGCCTCATCGGCACGATCCAATACATTGGGAGCAACAATACTCACCAACAGTCCGATAATAACCAACACCACCATAATCTCGATCAAACTAAAACCCGACTGTTTGATGCCCTGTATTTTGTTTAGCTGCAGTTTCATTTATTTTTCCAACTAGGTAATTAAATTATTCATTTCAATAATCGGCAGTAATATCGCAAACACAATGGTACAGACTATCACCGCCATCACAACAATCATTAATGGCTCCAAAATAGCCATTAAGTTCCCCAAGGTCATTTCCAACTCACGTTGCTGATTGGTCGCGGAACGGGTCAGCATGGTTTCTAATTCTCCACTGGCTTCACCGCTTGCCACCATGTGCACCATCATTGGTGGAAATACTTCCGCCTGCTCCAGCGCCCGGTGCAAGCTACCGCCCTCCTGGACCGAAATTGCGACCGACTTACTGGCCTCGCGCAGACGTAAATTACTTAATACCTGCCCAGCGATACGTAAGCCGTCTAACAGAGGCACACCACTGGAAGTTAAAATACTCAGCGTAGAGGCAAACCTCGCGGTATCCATCGACGTCACAAGACCGGAAATAAACGGCATTTTTAATAACAAGCCATGCCACACTTTACGTCGCGCAGGACTCTTCAGGAATTGCTGCGCACTGATCACCAAGGCAAACATAAAGACAATAACCAGCCACCATTTTTCGGTAAAAAAATCACTGGTGGCGATCACCATTTGCGTCAATACGGGTAACTTCTGGTTAGTATGCTTAAACATACCCACCAAATCCGGCACCACAAACACCATCAAAATGCCGATCACCCCGACCGACAATACTACGAGAATAATCGGGTAAATCATCGCGCCTTTCAATTTTTGCTGGGTGTATTGACTGCTCTCGGTATAATCGGCCAACTGTTCCAATACCGTACCCAAAAAGCCTGCATGCTCACCGGCTTTTACCATTGAGCAATACATCTCGTTAAACACCAGCGGAAAATCACCGAGGCCATAAGCCAAGCTATGCCCCTCCAGCACACGGGCTCGCACCTGCAAAATCAAACTTTTTATTCGGGGTTTGCGCGCCTGCTGGGCAGTCGCGGTTAAGGCTTCATCCAGCGGCATATTGGATTGTACTAGCGTCGCCAGCTGCCGGGTGACCAGGGCTAAATCCGATTGACTGATGCGCGGCTTAAACCAATTAGCGTAAAAAGGCGTATTTTTATCGTTCGCTTTTGCCGACTTTTCATTGGACTCAGTAACTGAAACCGGTTTCAACTGACGCGAACGCAACTGACTTCGCACTTGCCGCTCTGAATCACCTTCCAGCAAGCCTTTGACCATTTTGCCCTTGGCATCGAGTGCTTTGTAACTAAATGCTGACATCGTTTAACACTCCAGCATCAGGCTGCGGTAACCCGCAGCACTTCTTCGACTGTGGTCTCCCCTGCCAACACCCGACGACGACCATCATCCAAAATGCCCCCGGACTTTTTACGTGCTTGTTCCAGCATCTGCTGTTCGCTAGCGCCTTCATGAATCATGGAACGCAAGGCATCATCTATCATGATCATTTCATAAATACCGGTACGACCTTTATAGCCCGTGTGATTACACTGATCGCAACCGCCAGCACGACAGATAGTCACTTCACTGGCGTCATCAGTAATCGCTAACAATAAACGTTCAGCCTCACTGGCAACATGATTCTCTTTACACTGTGGACACAGCACCCGCACCAACCGTTGCGCCATCACCGCAATCAAGCTTGATGATAATAAAAACGGCTCGACACCCATATCCTGCAACCGGGTAATAGCACCGACGGCGGTATTGGTGTGCAAAGTGGAAAGTACCAAGTGACCAGTCAAACTGGCCTGTACTGCAATTTCTGCGGTTTCTGTATCGCGGATTTCACCCACCATCACCACATCGGGATCCTGGCGTAAAATAGCACGCAAACCACGGGCAAACGTCATCTCTACTTTGGCATTAACCTGGGTTTGACCAATGCCGGGTAATAAATATTCCACCGGATCTTCAATGGTTAATATATTTCTGCTGGTCTCGTTTATTTCTGTAAGACCGGCATAGAGCGTGGTTGTTTTACCGGAACCCGTTGGCCCGGTCACCAGAATAATCCCATGAGGAGTAGACAGCGCTTTTTTATACGCGGTATTGGCCTGCTCATTCATTTTCAGCTGGCGCAACTCTAATTGCCCGGCTTGTTTATCTAACAAACGCAGTACCACGCGCTCGCCATGGGCAGAAGGAATAGTGGATACCCGGATATCCACCGCATGCCCCGCCAATCGAATGGAGATACGACCATCCTGCGGCACTCTTTTCTCGGCGATATCAAGCTTGGCCATCACCTTTAACCGCGAAACCAGCAACGGTGCTAACAAGCGTTTGGGGGATAGCACTTCAGTTAACACACCATCAATACGAAAACGTACAGTCAGGCGATCTTCAAAGGTTTCTACATGAATATCCGAGGCCTGCTCTCTTACGGCCTGTGACAACACTGCGTTAATTAAACGAATGACCGGCGCGTCATCCTCCGCATCCATCAAGTCGGCAGTATCGGGAATATCATCGGCCAGGCGACTTAAATCAAAGTCGGAACCCATATCTTCTGCGACTTGTATCGCTTCATTATTATCTTTTTGGTAGACCTTGGTTAAGCGCGTCTGAAATAGTTTGTCACTGATTTCTTCAGTCGTTAGCGCGACATCGAGCACCCGACGCAACTCAATCAGTGTGGCTACGCGCAAACCACTACGGTAGTAAATTTTCGGCTGATCCTGCTCGTATTCCAGCAACACACCGTGAGTCTGGGCGAAAGTAAACGGCAACCTTTTTAGCGGGCCATCACCTATCTCATCTTCACCAATAGCATCAAGGTTAACGTCTAGCGGCGGGGCCAGATCAGCTTCCAATTCCACCATAGCTTTGTCAGTACTTTCGCTCATTATTCAGCTCACAAGCTACTGTTAGAATCTTTGACATTCACTTCAACGGCATTGGGAGCAGCGTCCTCTCTGATCACCTCTAATGCTTCTAATTGCTGCTGCCACTCGGGTAACAAAGGCAAGTTTTTATCGTCAAGTAAATCCACGCCCTCGTCAATTTCTTCAAGCTGCTTTTCTCGAATCAATCGGTATTTTCCCGCAGTCACATCATCCATTTGTTTTTTATCGCGGACGATAGTTGGGCGAAGAAAAATGAGTAAATGTTTTTTCCCATGGGTAGTAGAGGTACTTCTGAACAAAGAACCAATGATCGGGATATCACCTAACACAGGCACTTTTTGCACCCTCTCGCTGATGTTATCCTCGATCAAACCACCCAGCACAATAGTTTGACCGTTATCTGCCAGTATTTTGGTATCAATTTTTCGTTCACTGGTAATGGGATTGCTATTTAATACGGCACTGGTCCCCACCACATTGGAAACTTCTTGTGAAATAGCCAATATCAGCGAATCACCCTCATTAATTTGCGGCGTTACTTTGAGAGTGATACCGACATTTTCACGCTCTACCGTTTGAAACGGATTATCCGGGTTAGATGAGCTAGTACCCGTAGCGGTATAAGAGCCAGTAACAAAGGGAATACTTTGACCCACGACAATAGAGGCTTCCTCGTTATCCAGCGTCATTAATGACGGCGTGGATAAAATATTTGCTTCGGTATTTTGTTGTAATGCGTTAATAACCACATTAAAACTTAGGTCATCGGCTAACCGCCCTATTCCTAACACTTGCCCTGTGGCGCTACCAACCACACCAGCAATACTAGCGCGTGTATCTACAGGGTCACCATTATCATCGGTTTCAAAACCGGCAGCCGCGATAGCACCACCCAGCCCAGAATTATTAGAGCCACCATATGCACCGCTATCGTTAATAAATAACCACTCAATACCCAAATCACGGCCATTATCATCTGTCATTTCAACAATAATCGCTTCAACCAGCACCTGCGCCCGACGAATATCCAAACGCTGAACCACCGACAATAGCGACTGCATGGTGTCGGCTTCAGCGGTGATAATTAAGGAATTGGTACCCTCGTCTGCCTCAATGGTCGACGTATGCTTTTTAGCCGCATTGGCAGATTTATCCTGAGAATTCATCTGCTCGATATTCTGCACCACCTTACTTAACACCTCAGATAAATCTTTGGCTTCGGCGTACTCCAAATAAACGACTTTGACGTTGCCACTTTGTGCAAGAGGAGTATCCAGATAATCAATCAGCGTTTTTACTCGCTGCCGCTCTAATTCATCACCGGTCACTAACACACTATTAGTCCGCTTATCCGCGACCAACACTAGTTTTTTGGTCTCCGCCTGAGCTTTACCACCACTATCTTTTGCCAGCTGCTCTAACATGCGAACCACTTCTTCCGCCGCCGCATGCTCAAGGGTGACTACATCGGTTTTTTGAATAGCCGATAAATCGATACTGTTAATGACTTGTTTGATACGGGCAATATTGGCTGCGGTATCGGAAATAATAATGGCGTTGCTGGGCGCATAAGCCGCCATGTGTGCTTGCTGCGGAGCCAATGGTCGCAACACAGGAATTAATTTTGCTGCAGAAATATTCTCTAACTGAATCACCTGGGTGATAATTTCGCTGTTCGCCGCAACATCATTCGTAACCACTTGCACCGGAGCGGTTCGTGCGTCTTTCATTGGAATAACACGCACCACCTCACCTGACTCTACAGCGGCAAACCCCTGTATTTCCAGAATTGATAAAAACAAATCATAGAGTTGTTTGCTATTCACCGGCTTAGCAGAAATAACCTGCACTTTACCTTTAACCTGCGAATCGATGATGATGGTTTTCTGAGTAGCTTTGGCAACAAAGCGAATTAGCTCATGAATATCTGTCTCTTTAAAATTAACAGTCCAGGTTTGCCCATCATCACTGTCAGGCTGCGCATTAACCGTTAAGCAAACACCTAAACCCAAAACTAAGCCTAATGCGAGCACACGACTATTCGCCACCCACTGCTTGAATAAAACCATAAACTCCATACCCAATTAAATAATAAACCCCGAACCAACGGGATCAAAATACTGTACTTATATTTTATGTTGATACTGACCACACCGTGCCAGCAATCAACACCTTATTCTTCCAATGCCACTAACACTTCAACTGAGGCGCCATTACGATCAACAACAAAAGATGCCTGCGTTGCGGTGCGCATTAACTTATAAATTTCCAGCGCCTTCGACGGCTCATTCAACTCAATACCATTGATCGATGTCACGATATCATTAGTTTTAAAACCCAAGCGGGAAAACTGTTGCCGATCACGACCGGGGCTAACCCGATAACCTACCATTTGGCCGTCTCTTTGCGCCGGAGAAATCCTTAACACTTCAGCCAGCGAACTCGGGTTCTTATACAAGCGATCCCGATAATCAGCTGCTAGATCAGTGGCTTTGGTATCATTACGTTTGTCGGTAACCCCCGGCCTTTTATTGATTCTAGTGACCACACTGGGTGTCGACTTTCCATTAGATTTTTCTTCTGCGTACAACCAGAGCGACTCATAGCTGCCAACATTATCGAGAATCACATGATCCAATAGCACTTTTGCCAGCACCACTTTATTACCTACTGGCAGCTTGTCGCCCACCGCATATTGATCCTGCTTACCTTGATAGACAATTACTGCCACCGAGCCGGTTGCATCTGGGGTATGCACAATACCCTCAAGAGTTAAATTTAATTTGGTCACCGCCGCATCAATTTCAACTTCGTCACTGGGCATGGAATTGACTACTGGCTCTATCAGACTGCCCACCTGACCAAACAAGTCCAGCGCCTGCAGTTTGGCAACATCGACACTCTTTTCGACGGGTGCTACGACCACACTTCCACTATCGGGAACTACCGATACCTCATTGGCCGGGGAACTGATAAGTACTGTGGCTAGCTGGACCAGAACCACTAGCAACCAGATACCAATAACCGCGCAAAAAGCATTATGGATCTGCTTGCTTGGCAAGGCTGCGGCAGTGCCTGCCAATTGCTGCGCCATCGACGTTAATCGCGCCGTCACATGCTCTGCGGTCAAACCACCACCTCTATCATTATAATTAGGGCACCATTATATGGGCCATACCAAGGGAGTGGAACCCTGCAAGCCATACCAAAATGCGGCAAATTCACACCTTACTGGAAATCAGCAAAACATCGCCTAGTATTAAGAACCCTGCTGCTCACTTTCTAAGCACTAGCAACAAGCAATACCGGCTATAAATAACAACAAACCATCTTAAATCAACAAGATAACAGTAATATGACACATCGATTTTTCATTAATCGCCGCACTGGCCAGGATCGTAGAGAAGGCTGCGAAAAACGCCGAAACCCAAGACTGGACTTGAGCCATAAGCGTCGACGCCAGTTTACTGACCGACGTCAACATAATCGCAGCTTAACAGAAGACTTTCAGGCCACTAGTATAATTATCAACCGTGAAAATCCCAGACACTCCAAGCACTAGCCTCCAACCAGACTAATCATCACCCCGGCAGCTACCGCAGAGCCGATAACACCCGCTACATTGGGGCCCATTGCGTGCATCAGCAGAAAATTTTGCGGATCTGCATCCAAACCAACTTTATTAGACACTCTCGCAGCCATCGGCACCGCTGACACCCCCGCCGAACCGATTAATGGATTAATCGGGCTGGATGAGAGCCGATTCATCAATTTAGCCATCAGCACACCGGTGGCGGTGCCAATACAAAACGCCACCACGCCCAGTAATAAAATCCCCAGCGTATTTAAATCCAAAAACTTGTCCGCACTCAGTTTGGAGCCCACTGACAAGCCGAGAAAAATAGTGGTGATATTAATTAATGCGTTTTGCGCAGTGTCACTTAAACGATCAACCACACCACATTCACGCATCAGATTTCCGAGACAAAACATTCCCAATAAGGGTGCTGCTGAAGGCAACAACAAGGCCACCAATATTAACAAGACTAATGGGAAACAGATTTTTTCAACTTTGGAGACGGTCGCAGCTGCACCATCACGATTTTGCGCTCGGCTTCGGTGGTCAACGCTTTCATTATCGGTGGCTGGATCAAAAGGCACCAACGCCATATAGGAATAGGCCGCCACTGCAATTGCACCTAACAAATCCGGGGCTAACAAACTTGCCACATAGATAGCCGTAGGGCCGTCAGCACCACCCGATAATACCAATCGCCGCGGCATCCGCGAGACTAAAATCCATCCAGCCTATTGACGTTAAGCCAACCGCCCCAAGCACAGTCGCAAAAATACCAAACTGGGCAGCAGCTCCCAAAAATAGGGTTTTAGGGTTAGCCAGCAAAGGACCAAAATCCGTCATCGCCCCTACGCCCCATAAAAATAACGAGGGGTGCAACGCCGCTGGCAATCGCCACGGTATAAAAGTTGTAGAGCATGCCGTTACCAAAGCCATGGTCACCGGCAACCTGCACCGCCGCCACATGGGCTGCACCCGCTGACGTTTCATAAGCATGGTAAAGCTCTTTGCCGGCCTCCCAGCTGGCAACACCCAGGCTTTTGGCGATCTCCGCCAAGACTTCCGGATCACCAGAATTGATGGCGTTTTCCACTGCTGAAAAAGCCATTCCCGCGCCCGGAATATTGGCCAGAATGCCGCCAAAACCAATGGGAACTAATAGCAACGGCTCAAACTTGCGGTTGATCGCCAGATAAAGCAACAGCAACCCAACCACCACCATCACAAACTGACCGGGGACTATCTGGTAAATTCCGGTGTCATACCAAAGCGACAATAACTATCCATTACAAGTTCCCGCTTAGGCGATGGTTAATAAGATATCGCCGACAGAGACAGAGTCCCCCTCTTTGACACTGATTGCGCCCACCACGCCCGTCTGGGCCGCGCGAACTTCCGTTTCCATTTTCATGGCCTCTAAAATAATAATCACATCGCCTTGCTGCACCGAGTCACCGGCAGCGACATTGACCTTAAATATATTGCCGCCAAGGGCGCGATCATCGGTTTGCCAGCACCATCCGCAGGCGCTGCTGCCGGGGCAGACGCTGTAGCAGCAACGGGAGTGATGTTGGAAATATCACCACCCTCAGCCACTTGCACAACGTAACTCTGACCGGAGACCGATACGGTATAGACCGATGGATCGCAGCAGCCGGCGCAGGTGCGGCAACCACTTCGGCACCTGTTGGTACCGGCTCAAAGGCTTCAGGGTTATTGCGGTTTTGTAAAAACTTCAAACCTATTTCAGGAAACAACGCGTAAGTCAGCACATCATCAATTTCATTCTCACCCGCCGCCAAAGTGATTTTGTCGCTGCGACCCGCTTTAATTCTGTGGTTAATCGTTCAACTTCCGGTGTCAACAAGTCAGCTGGGCGGCAGGTAATCACTTCTGCACCATCCAACACCCGTTGCTGTAACTCAGTGTTAAACCGGTGCCGGCGTCGCGCCATACTCGCCTTTCAGTACACCCGCTGTTTCTTTTGAAATAGACTTATAACGCTCGCCAAAGATGACATTCATTACTGCTTGAGTACCAACGATTTGCGAAGTCGGTGTCACCAACGGAATAAAACCTAAATCTTCACGCACTTTAGGGATTTCTGCTAAAACCGCATCCAGTTTGTCAGCAGCCCCCTGGTCTTTCAGCTGGCTTTCCATATTGGTCAACATGCCACCCGGTACCTGCGCTACCAAAATACGCGAGTCCACACCGCGCAATGCGCCTTCAAATTTGGCGTATTTTTTCCGCACTTCACGGAAATACGCGGCAATTTCTTCCAACAAATTAATATCCAAACCGGTGTCACGATCTGTGCCCTCCAGCATGGCCACTACCGACTCAGTGGGCGAATGACCATAGGTCATACTCATTGAAGAAATCGAAGTGTCTACATTATCAATGCCCGCCTCAATAGCTTTTAATGCCGTGGCGGTTGAAAGACCAGTTGTCGCGTGACACTGCATGTGCACAGGAATTGATAATTCCTTTTTCAAGCGGCTGACCAATTCAAAGGCAACATAAGGCTTTAACAAACCCGCCATATCCTTGATTGCTATAGAGTCGGCTCCCATCGCTTCAATCTGCTTGGACAATTGTACCCATAGCTCGATGTTATGCACCGGGCTTAAGGTATAGGAAATCGTACCCTGTGCATGTTTACCCACTTTGCGTACTGCTTTAATCGCCGTTTCCAGGTTGCGCGGATCATTCATTGCATCAAATACCCGAAACACATCGACGCCATTGACCGCTGCACGCTCAACAAAACGCTCCACTACATCATCCGCATAGTGGCGGTAACCCAAAATATTCTGGCCGCGGAATAACATCTGCTGCGGCGTATTAGGCATCGCCTTTTTTAATTCACGAATGCGTTCCCAAGGATCTTCACCCAGATAACGGATACACGCATCAAAAGTCGCACCGCCCCAGGACTCCAACGACCAAAAACCAACTTGATCCAACTTTTCTGCAATGGGCAACATATCATCCAAACGCATACGAGTAGCAAACAACGATTGGTGCGCATCCCGCAGCACCACATCAGTGATACCTAGCGGACGTTTTTTACCAGAATCAGAATTAGTGGCTGTAGTGCTGTCACTCATGATCAAAACCTATATGTGGGAATGGATAGATAAATCTAAAAAATGTAATCGGTACTGAATTATTTGTTATCTTTTGAACGGTGCTGATGAATAGCAGCACTAATTACCGCCACCAGCTGATCATTATTTTGCTTACCAGCCTGAGCCGATGGCCGCTGCGCAACAACAGGCTCCGGCTTGACGAACCGCTGCAATACCGTGGACATAACGCCAGTCAGCACGACCAGCAAGGCTAGAAATACAAAAACAGTACCCATGCCAAACAGCATCAGCTCTACACCTTGCTGCATCAAAGTACTTTGCATGTTTTCTCCCCTGCGGAACTGATTAAGTCTGACTGGATGATCTCGTCTAACAACGTGCTAGCAAACCGCGCCCAAGTAGATGGTGGCGACAGTATAAAAGTGAGGGTCAATTTACAGGTAAAGAACCGTTTAGGCAATAATAAAAGGCCCACTTATGCAAAAGTAAAAAAACTACAAAGCCTTTGTTTTCAGGGGTTTATACACACATTCAGCCACCCGCATACGACTAAAATAATCGCATAGCAACTATTGTTTCTACAGCAAAAGTCTTGCATAGCAGCTTGGAGTTCTGTAATTTTTTTACTTATCGGCAGCAGCGACCTTCCCGCCATTGACGACACGGGTATAATGCCGCCAGCAAAAACCGATGAGCAAACCATGCGAATTTTTTTAGCCCCGATGGAAGGGGTCGTTGATCACACCATGCGCGACATGCTAACCCGAGTGGGCGGCATCGATCGCTGCATCACCGAGTTTGTTCGCATCACCGATCACAAACTGCCACCGCGGGTGTTTTATCGCTACTGTCCGGAACTAATCAATGGCGGACGAACAACAAGTGGCACCCCGGTTTATATCCAGTTACTCGGCGGAAAACCCCAGGCTATGGCTAGCAATGCCCGGCAGGCTGCCGCACTGGGTGCTCCAGGTATCGATATAAATTTCGGCTGTCCCGCCAAACAGGTCAATCGCAGCGATGGCGGCTCGGTACTGCTAAAAGAACCACAACGGTTGTTCGATATCGTCAGCGCGGTACGCATTGCAGTGCCTGATAACATTCCCGTTACTGCAAAAATCCGCCTTGGCTTTGAAGACCGCTCACTGTTAACAGACATCACCCAAGCCATCTTTGCCGCCGGCAGCAATGAGTTAACCATCCATGCCCGCACCAAAGCTGATGGCTATAAGCCCCCTGCCTATTGGGACGCCATTGCCGATATCCAGACGAATAGCCCGATACCCATTATTGCAAATGGAGAAATATGGACGCCACAGGATGCGCAAAACTGCCTACAGCAAAGCGGCTGTGACGACATCATGTTAGGCCGTGGATTATTAGCTCGTCCGGATTTGGCACGACAAATCAGTGGTGAACAGCGCCAACAAACCACTGCAAGCATGCTCTGGTCAGACGTGCTGGTACTGCTGCAACAATTTTGCGTAGTGACCGAACAAGAATACGAACCTAAATATGTCGGTAATCGCGTTAAACAATGGCTGGGTTATTTGCG encodes:
- the gspG gene encoding type II secretion system major pseudopilin GspG — protein: MKLQLNKIQGIKQSGFSLIEIMVVLVIIGLLVSIVAPNVLDRADEARVQKVQADFAAIATSLKMYRLDNYNYPTSEQGLEALVDKPTIDPIPGNWKKNGYLEDLPLDPWGRTYLYLSPSEFGEGEYDIYSLGADGVTGGEDQNADIGSWMKAGEKE
- a CDS encoding tRNA-dihydrouridine synthase; its protein translation is MRIFLAPMEGVVDHTMRDMLTRVGGIDRCITEFVRITDHKLPPRVFYRYCPELINGGRTTSGTPVYIQLLGGKPQAMASNARQAAALGAPGIDINFGCPAKQVNRSDGGSVLLKEPQRLFDIVSAVRIAVPDNIPVTAKIRLGFEDRSLLTDITQAIFAAGSNELTIHARTKADGYKPPAYWDAIADIQTNSPIPIIANGEIWTPQDAQNCLQQSGCDDIMLGRGLLARPDLARQISGEQRQQTTASMLWSDVLVLLQQFCVVTEQEYEPKYVGNRVKQWLGYLRQHYPMAAVLFEQIKRLKTPEDIAEVITAQRLNKCDQAVA
- the gspE gene encoding type II secretion system ATPase GspE, which produces MSESTDKAMVELEADLAPPLDVNLDAIGEDEIGDGPLKRLPFTFAQTHGVLLEYEQDQPKIYYRSGLRVATLIELRRVLDVALTTEEISDKLFQTRLTKVYQKDNNEAIQVAEDMGSDFDLSRLADDIPDTADLMDAEDDAPVIRLINAVLSQAVREQASDIHVETFEDRLTVRFRIDGVLTEVLSPKRLLAPLLVSRLKVMAKLDIAEKRVPQDGRISIRLAGHAVDIRVSTIPSAHGERVVLRLLDKQAGQLELRQLKMNEQANTAYKKALSTPHGIILVTGPTGSGKTTTLYAGLTEINETSRNILTIEDPVEYLLPGIGQTQVNAKVEMTFARGLRAILRQDPDVVMVGEIRDTETAEIAVQASLTGHLVLSTLHTNTAVGAITRLQDMGVEPFLLSSSLIAVMAQRLVRVLCPQCKENHVASEAERLLLAITDDASEVTICRAGGCDQCNHTGYKGRTGIYEMIMIDDALRSMIHEGASEQQMLEQARKKSGGILDDGRRRVLAGETTVEEVLRVTAA
- a CDS encoding sodium ion-translocating decarboxylase subunit beta; its protein translation is MPRRLVLSGGADGPTAIYVASLLAPDLLGAIAVAAYSYMALVPFDPATDNESVDHRSRAQNRDGAAATVSKVEKICFPLVLLILVALLLPSAAPLLGMFCLGNLMRECGVVDRLSDTAQNALINITTIFLGLSVGSKLSADKFLDLNTLGILLLGVVAFCIGTATGVLMAKLMNRLSSSPINPLIGSAGVSAVPMAARVSNKVGLDADPQNFLLMHAMGPNVAGVIGSAVAAGVMISLVGG
- a CDS encoding prepilin-type N-terminal cleavage/methylation domain-containing protein, which produces MRNQLVLSKQTFRGKRRGFSLVELLVVLLIIGLGFSLVSVNVGSSDGQQLQVEARQFANNTSLIAEEAVLSNRQWGVDIYRQLEEGIEQLGYRWLIRNDDGDWQLAVDSHRPVDFVFSPFIGLRISLEGADQPIEIPNKRDIETIKPMLQAQPKDEERPSVVEQLEQGNQREPIEPALWLLSSGEMSAFSMELYIIDDPDNKVTVVGDELGRIALKLPGDNDDE
- a CDS encoding sodium ion-translocating decarboxylase subunit beta, whose amino-acid sequence is MSLWYDTGIYQIVPGQFVMVVVGLLLLYLAINRKFEPLLLVPIGFGGILANIPGAGMAFSAVENAINSGDPEVLAEIAKSLGVASWEAGKELYHAYETSAGAAHVAAVQVAGDHGFGNGMLYNFYTVAIASGVAPLVIFMGRRGDDGFWSFAG
- the gspC gene encoding type II secretion system protein GspC yields the protein MTAEHVTARLTSMAQQLAGTAAALPSKQIHNAFCAVIGIWLLVVLVQLATVLISSPANEVSVVPDSGSVVVAPVEKSVDVAKLQALDLFGQVGSLIEPVVNSMPSDEVEIDAAVTKLNLTLEGIVHTPDATGSVAVIVYQGKQDQYAVGDKLPVGNKVVLAKVLLDHVILDNVGSYESLWLYAEEKSNGKSTPSVVTRINKRPGVTDKRNDTKATDLAADYRDRLYKNPSSLAEVLRISPAQRDGQMVGYRVSPGRDRQQFSRLGFKTNDIVTSINGIELNEPSKALEIYKLMRTATQASFVVDRNGASVEVLVALEE
- the gspF gene encoding type II secretion system inner membrane protein GspF, whose translation is MSAFSYKALDAKGKMVKGLLEGDSERQVRSQLRSRQLKPVSVTESNEKSAKANDKNTPFYANWFKPRISQSDLALVTRQLATLVQSNMPLDEALTATAQQARKPRIKSLILQVRARVLEGHSLAYGLGDFPLVFNEMYCSMVKAGEHAGFLGTVLEQLADYTESSQYTQQKLKGAMIYPIILVVLSVGVIGILMVFVVPDLVGMFKHTNQKLPVLTQMVIATSDFFTEKWWLVIVFMFALVISAQQFLKSPARRKVWHGLLLKMPFISGLVTSMDTARFASTLSILTSSGVPLLDGLRIAGQVLSNLRLREASKSVAISVQEGGSLHRALEQAEVFPPMMVHMVASGEASGELETMLTRSATNQQRELEMTLGNLMAILEPLMIVVMAVIVCTIVFAILLPIIEMNNLIT
- a CDS encoding sodium ion-translocating decarboxylase subunit beta, translating into MTDFGPLLANPKTLFLGAAAQFGIFATVLGAVGLTSIGWMDFSLADAAAIGIIGWC
- the gspD gene encoding type II secretion system secretin GspD, yielding MVLFKQWVANSRVLALGLVLGLGVCLTVNAQPDSDDGQTWTVNFKETDIHELIRFVAKATQKTIIIDSQVKGKVQVISAKPVNSKQLYDLFLSILEIQGFAAVESGEVVRVIPMKDARTAPVQVVTNDVAANSEIITQVIQLENISAAKLIPVLRPLAPQQAHMAAYAPSNAIIISDTAANIARIKQVINSIDLSAIQKTDVVTLEHAAAEEVVRMLEQLAKDSGGKAQAETKKLVLVADKRTNSVLVTGDELERQRVKTLIDYLDTPLAQSGNVKVVYLEYAEAKDLSEVLSKVVQNIEQMNSQDKSANAAKKHTSTIEADEGTNSLIITAEADTMQSLLSVVQRLDIRRAQVLVEAIIVEMTDDNGRDLGIEWLFINDSGAYGGSNNSGLGGAIAAAGFETDDNGDPVDTRASIAGVVGSATGQVLGIGRLADDLSFNVVINALQQNTEANILSTPSLMTLDNEEASIVVGQSIPFVTGSYTATGTSSSNPDNPFQTVERENVGITLKVTPQINEGDSLILAISQEVSNVVGTSAVLNSNPITSERKIDTKILADNGQTIVLGGLIEDNISERVQKVPVLGDIPIIGSLFRSTSTTHGKKHLLIFLRPTIVRDKKQMDDVTAGKYRLIREKQLEEIDEGVDLLDDKNLPLLPEWQQQLEALEVIREDAAPNAVEVNVKDSNSSL
- a CDS encoding OadG family protein — its product is MQSTLMQQGVELMLFGMGTVFVFLALLVVLTGVMSTVLQRFVKPEPVVAQRPSAQAGKQNNDQLVAVISAAIHQHRSKDNK